A portion of the Avibacterium sp. 20-132 genome contains these proteins:
- the secD gene encoding protein translocase subunit SecD, which yields MLNRYPLWKNIMVTLVVAIGVLYSLPNLYGEDPAVQISGTRGQEANTTTLSNVQALLHENHLTTKSIKLENGSILARFNNTDDQLLAKDKISEKLGNGYSVALNLAPATPKWLSDIGGSPMKWGLDLRGGVRFLMEVDMNTALAKRQEQLQDSLLAELRKAKYPYTSIRAGENHSTVVNLKNPDQLSAVQRLLRQAHPNLDIREISINTLSLTLSDAALNEARNHAIEQNLSILRRRVEELGVSEPVIQRQGAERIVVELPGVQDTARAKEILGATATLEFRLVNQNANLDAAMRGMVPSDSEVKFDRNGRPVVLYKRAVLGGEHIVNASSGVDQNSATPQVSVTLDSEGGDIMSQTTKMNLKKPMATLYVEYKDSGKKDENGKTVLTKHEEVINVATIQGRFGSQFQITGIDSPNEALNLSVLLRSGALTAPIQIVEERTVGPSLGAQNVEQGLQAGLWGLAITVVFMLIYYKVFGLFASMALLANMVLLVGLMSLIPGATLTMPGIAGIILSVGMSVDANVLIFERIKEEIRNGRSVQQAINEGYSGAFSSIFDANLTTILTSIVLYAVGTGPIKGFAITLSLGVAISMFTAITGTRMLVNLLYGGKRVEKLSI from the coding sequence ATGTTAAATCGTTACCCTTTATGGAAGAATATAATGGTGACCCTCGTGGTCGCCATTGGTGTTTTATACTCTCTTCCAAATCTTTACGGTGAAGATCCTGCCGTTCAAATTTCAGGAACTCGTGGACAAGAAGCGAATACAACAACTCTTAGCAATGTGCAAGCTCTTCTTCACGAAAATCATCTCACCACAAAATCCATTAAATTAGAAAACGGTTCAATTCTTGCTCGTTTTAATAACACCGATGACCAACTTCTTGCCAAAGATAAAATTAGCGAAAAATTAGGCAATGGTTATTCTGTGGCACTGAATCTTGCCCCAGCGACGCCAAAATGGCTTTCAGATATTGGTGGTTCACCAATGAAATGGGGCTTAGATTTGCGTGGTGGTGTACGCTTTTTAATGGAAGTGGATATGAATACAGCGTTAGCGAAACGTCAAGAGCAGTTGCAAGACAGTTTATTAGCTGAATTACGTAAAGCAAAATATCCATATACCAGTATTCGTGCTGGGGAAAATCATAGCACTGTGGTTAACCTGAAAAACCCTGATCAACTTTCAGCGGTTCAACGTTTATTGCGTCAAGCACACCCCAATTTAGATATTCGTGAAATTTCAATCAATACGCTTTCTTTAACCTTATCCGATGCGGCATTAAATGAAGCACGCAATCACGCGATTGAGCAAAATTTAAGTATTTTACGTCGCCGTGTGGAAGAATTGGGTGTTTCTGAACCCGTCATTCAACGCCAAGGCGCAGAGCGTATCGTAGTGGAATTACCCGGCGTTCAAGATACCGCACGCGCAAAAGAAATTTTAGGTGCCACCGCAACCTTAGAATTCCGTTTAGTCAATCAAAACGCCAACCTTGATGCGGCGATGCGTGGAATGGTGCCTTCAGATTCTGAAGTGAAATTTGATCGTAATGGTCGCCCAGTGGTGCTATACAAACGTGCAGTATTAGGGGGTGAGCATATTGTCAATGCGTCATCAGGCGTTGATCAAAATTCCGCGACACCACAAGTCAGCGTTACCTTAGATAGTGAGGGTGGCGATATTATGTCGCAAACCACCAAAATGAATCTGAAAAAACCGATGGCAACTTTATATGTAGAATATAAAGACAGCGGTAAAAAAGATGAAAATGGCAAAACCGTTCTCACTAAACACGAAGAAGTGATTAATGTGGCAACAATCCAAGGGCGTTTTGGTAGCCAATTCCAAATTACGGGCATTGATAGCCCAAATGAAGCGCTCAATCTTTCCGTGTTATTACGTTCTGGCGCATTAACTGCCCCGATCCAAATTGTAGAAGAGCGTACCGTCGGGCCATCACTTGGCGCACAAAATGTGGAACAAGGCTTACAAGCGGGACTTTGGGGCTTAGCCATTACTGTCGTGTTTATGCTGATTTACTATAAAGTTTTCGGTTTATTTGCAAGTATGGCACTGCTTGCCAATATGGTCTTACTCGTTGGTTTAATGTCTTTAATTCCCGGCGCAACGCTCACAATGCCGGGAATTGCAGGGATCATTCTTTCTGTGGGAATGTCTGTGGATGCTAACGTATTGATTTTTGAGCGAATAAAAGAAGAAATACGTAACGGACGTAGCGTTCAACAGGCAATCAATGAAGGCTACAGCGGCGCATTTAGCAGTATTTTTGATGCTAACTTAACCACAATTTTAACATCTATCGTGCTTTATGCGGTGGGAACTGGGCCAATTAAAGGCTTTGCAATCACCCTTTCCTTAGGGGTTGCGATCTCAATGTTTACTGCGATTACAGGAACTCGAATGCTGGTAAATTTACTTTACGGCGGCAAACGCGTTGAGAAATTATCTATTTAA
- the mtgA gene encoding monofunctional biosynthetic peptidoglycan transglycosylase, with protein sequence MGRKNNKKKWLQHIKQRILRYSLYVFAAFLGITLLFRIVPVPFSSYMAQQKVSHLLNGESYPIKYQWVSLDDISWQMQLAVIAAEDQKFAQHHGIDWNAINNALKYNKKSTKVRGGSTISQQTVKNLYLWHGQSWLRKAIELPTTLMLEQLWSKKRILEVYLNIAEFGYGIFGVEAASQAYFKKSAKQLNQQEAALLAAVLPNPILFKANKPSAFVQKRQRWIMRQMNALGKGYLTQLN encoded by the coding sequence ATGGGCAGAAAGAATAACAAGAAAAAATGGTTGCAACACATAAAACAAAGGATATTGCGTTATTCGCTTTATGTGTTTGCTGCTTTTTTAGGGATTACCTTATTGTTTCGCATTGTTCCTGTGCCATTCTCTTCCTATATGGCACAGCAGAAAGTCAGCCATCTTTTAAATGGGGAAAGTTACCCTATTAAATATCAATGGGTGAGTTTGGATGATATTTCGTGGCAAATGCAGCTGGCCGTGATTGCGGCAGAAGATCAAAAATTTGCGCAACATCACGGTATTGATTGGAATGCGATTAATAACGCATTGAAATATAATAAAAAATCTACAAAAGTACGAGGTGGCTCAACCATTTCACAGCAGACTGTGAAAAATTTATATTTATGGCACGGGCAAAGCTGGCTACGCAAAGCCATTGAATTGCCAACGACCTTAATGCTAGAACAATTATGGTCTAAAAAAAGAATTTTAGAAGTCTATTTAAACATTGCCGAATTTGGCTATGGTATTTTTGGCGTAGAAGCGGCAAGCCAAGCCTATTTCAAAAAATCGGCAAAACAACTTAATCAACAAGAAGCTGCCCTATTAGCGGCAGTCTTACCTAATCCAATCTTATTTAAGGCAAATAAACCCAGTGCTTTTGTACAAAAAAGACAACGTTGGATTATGCGACAAATGAATGCCTTAGGTAAGGGATATTTAACACAACTGAACTAA
- a CDS encoding SDR family oxidoreductase, which translates to MAVLITGASAGFGKAMCEVFIKSGYHVIGAARRLEKLQKLQAELGENFFPLQMDMNNLEQINTALSNLPETFRCIDLLVNNAGLALGLEPAHQANFDDWLTMINTNIIGLTYLTRKVLPQMVERQQGHIINLGSIAGTYPYPGGNVYGATKAFVEQFSLNLRADLAGTNVRVTNIEPGLCGGTEFSNVRFKGDNQKAASVYQNVQAIEPIDIANTVLWIYQQPAHVNINRIEIMPVAQSFSALNVVRK; encoded by the coding sequence ATGGCAGTATTAATTACAGGCGCATCTGCAGGCTTTGGTAAAGCAATGTGCGAAGTATTCATTAAATCAGGCTATCACGTTATTGGTGCAGCTCGCCGTTTAGAAAAACTGCAAAAACTACAAGCAGAATTAGGCGAAAATTTCTTTCCATTACAAATGGATATGAATAATTTAGAACAAATTAATACCGCACTTTCTAATTTACCTGAAACCTTTCGTTGCATTGATCTCTTAGTAAATAATGCGGGGCTAGCACTGGGTTTAGAGCCAGCACATCAGGCAAATTTTGACGATTGGCTAACAATGATTAATACCAATATCATCGGTTTAACCTATCTCACCAGAAAAGTGTTACCTCAAATGGTGGAACGCCAGCAAGGGCATATTATCAACCTAGGTTCAATCGCAGGGACATATCCTTACCCGGGCGGTAATGTTTACGGTGCAACTAAGGCTTTTGTCGAACAATTTAGCTTAAATCTGCGTGCTGATTTAGCAGGTACCAATGTGCGCGTCACCAATATTGAACCCGGCCTATGCGGTGGTACAGAATTTTCAAATGTCCGTTTTAAAGGCGATAACCAGAAAGCAGCAAGCGTCTATCAAAATGTGCAAGCCATTGAACCTATAGATATTGCTAATACAGTATTATGGATCTATCAACAACCTGCTCACGTTAATATTAACCGTATTGAAATAATGCCTGTAGCACAAAGCTTCTCCGCATTGAATGTGGTGAGAAAGTAA
- a CDS encoding hemerythrin domain-containing protein produces MLNLQPQQFASWNEPIEMLYACHGKVKMFCRQLNILPSYLEKNGNIQAVQKDVQQILNYFNVAAPLHHDDEEKDFFPALLKYCPQAKADVARLASQHETLHQNWASLSVQLDALLKGEITQIPEQLITQFISGYDNHIAIEEPLFELGKSHIPQEELTAMGKVMAERRKN; encoded by the coding sequence ATGCTTAACCTCCAACCACAACAATTTGCTAGCTGGAATGAGCCGATTGAAATGCTTTACGCCTGCCACGGCAAAGTGAAAATGTTCTGCCGTCAGCTGAATATTTTGCCTAGTTATTTGGAGAAAAATGGCAACATTCAAGCGGTGCAAAAAGATGTACAGCAAATTTTGAATTACTTCAATGTTGCAGCCCCACTACACCACGATGATGAGGAAAAGGATTTTTTCCCTGCGCTATTAAAATACTGCCCGCAAGCCAAAGCAGATGTGGCACGCTTAGCAAGCCAACATGAAACCTTGCATCAAAACTGGGCAAGCTTGTCTGTGCAATTAGACGCCTTGCTAAAAGGCGAAATTACACAAATTCCCGAACAGCTCATCACCCAATTTATTTCGGGTTATGACAATCATATTGCCATTGAAGAACCGTTATTTGAACTCGGTAAAAGCCATATCCCGCAAGAAGAATTAACGGCAATGGGAAAAGTGATGGCGGAACGCCGAAAAAATTAG
- the trpR gene encoding trp operon repressor, whose protein sequence is MYVSKNMDQWQAFIEILRTAFAQNKEQELLTLLLTADERDAVGLRLQIVAQLLDKRCSQREIQQNLNTSAATITRGSNMIKTMPPEFMQWVKEQLDGQKE, encoded by the coding sequence ATGTATGTGAGCAAAAATATGGATCAATGGCAGGCATTTATCGAGATTTTACGCACCGCGTTTGCACAGAATAAAGAACAAGAATTACTCACCCTGTTACTCACGGCTGATGAACGTGATGCAGTAGGACTTCGATTACAAATTGTGGCACAATTGTTAGATAAACGCTGCTCACAACGAGAAATTCAACAAAACTTAAACACCAGTGCGGCAACAATTACAAGAGGATCAAATATGATCAAAACAATGCCACCTGAATTTATGCAATGGGTAAAAGAACAGCTTGATGGGCAGAAAGAATAA
- the secF gene encoding protein translocase subunit SecF, whose amino-acid sequence MSLFAKDKKVNEYKGVILPFKLIPFMRYRLVGYVFSLIITALCITSIVTKGFNWGLDFTGGTVVDTHFSQPADLEKIRATLKENGIDSPLVQTTGGVRDVMIRLSASAGGADIGTQIKEMLSKLDNDIQIRSVEFVGPNVGEELTQGAIYATLITLLMLLAYIAFRFEWRLAAGGIVALAHDVIVTLGIFSYFQIEMDLTFVAAILSVVGYSLNDSIVVFDRVRENFRKIRRIDTVEIIDISLTQTLSRTLMTSITTLFVVIALFVFGGPTIHSFSLALLIGIGFGTYSTIYIAISIAYDLGLRREHMIIQKVNKDDIDELP is encoded by the coding sequence ATGAGCTTATTTGCAAAAGATAAAAAAGTGAATGAATATAAAGGGGTGATCTTACCATTCAAGCTTATCCCATTTATGCGATACCGCCTTGTAGGCTATGTTTTCTCATTAATTATTACCGCACTTTGTATTACAAGCATTGTCACCAAAGGCTTTAACTGGGGGCTGGATTTTACTGGCGGTACGGTTGTGGATACGCATTTTTCCCAACCTGCTGATTTAGAAAAAATCCGTGCAACGTTAAAAGAAAATGGTATCGACAGCCCATTAGTACAAACCACTGGTGGCGTACGTGATGTGATGATCCGTCTTTCCGCTTCTGCTGGTGGTGCAGATATTGGGACACAAATTAAAGAAATGCTAAGCAAATTGGATAATGATATCCAAATTCGTAGCGTGGAATTTGTTGGTCCGAATGTCGGCGAAGAACTCACCCAAGGCGCAATTTATGCCACCTTGATCACCTTATTAATGTTGCTTGCCTATATTGCGTTTCGCTTTGAATGGCGTTTAGCAGCAGGGGGAATCGTTGCCCTTGCACACGATGTGATTGTAACGCTTGGGATCTTTTCTTATTTCCAAATTGAAATGGATCTGACCTTTGTGGCAGCCATTTTATCGGTGGTGGGATACTCCTTGAACGATAGTATCGTGGTATTTGACCGTGTGCGTGAAAATTTCCGTAAAATTCGCCGTATTGATACGGTAGAGATTATTGATATATCACTCACTCAAACCTTATCAAGAACCCTAATGACCTCTATCACAACCCTGTTTGTGGTGATTGCCTTGTTTGTATTTGGCGGTCCTACGATCCATAGTTTCTCATTAGCGCTCTTAATCGGTATTGGTTTTGGGACTTACTCAACCATTTATATTGCTATCAGTATCGCCTATGATCTCGGCTTAAGACGCGAACATATGATTATTCAAAAAGTGAATAAAGACGATATTGATGAATTGCCGTAA
- the yajC gene encoding preprotein translocase subunit YajC, which produces MEAQQGSPMSMLFIFVLFGLIFYFMIYRPQAKRNKAHKQLMAELAKGTEVLTSGGIIGKITKIGAESDYVVIALNDTTEITIKRDFIVAVLPKGSLKSL; this is translated from the coding sequence ATGGAAGCTCAACAAGGTAGCCCAATGTCAATGTTATTTATTTTCGTTCTGTTCGGCTTGATTTTCTATTTTATGATTTATCGCCCGCAAGCAAAACGGAATAAAGCGCATAAACAATTAATGGCTGAGTTAGCAAAAGGCACGGAAGTCCTCACTTCTGGCGGTATTATTGGTAAAATCACCAAAATTGGTGCTGAAAGTGATTATGTCGTTATCGCATTAAACGACACAACTGAGATTACCATCAAACGTGATTTTATCGTTGCTGTCTTACCAAAAGGTTCATTAAAAAGCCTTTAA
- a CDS encoding transglycosylase SLT domain-containing protein — MKFTQTLLALSLSSLSLFVWGNAEQSPLSEHSVAQHTQPKAQETPDAQKINQGNAHDEDRDLAKTLLLNQQKRADEREIYRKLQQYLALSQSETTLGIAKALLAQLQDYPLLPYAEYQFLIAKKAALSFDEILDFTKKYPDFPLNNLPHYWLQQQYDAQNWQAILSNTAMLPKESKSSCIVLTAQEKMPSTQTEALTTPEKTAQKNTALATRIKNLWLTGNNSPSQCQTLFMQAYQQGIINDDLIKQRALLAVEKTNRVLINELAAFTQNAELKIWLENLASLLKSPRLLLSSSNAFYVENLPVNDENKQILLALMPRFIKSITENQLNASAPFAQLEQWATRFNLSPEQRQYWQSILLSQLFDSENPAIQQWRDETVQALKEDKQTERRIRVALRKKTAIQPWLNLLSEQGKQKDEWRYWQGEALFQQGKTTQAIQIWQEMQQNARGFYPMLAAQRLGIAYQPAMKTFSSNEQNLSNYTQQFSRINELQQLNDHANIQREWRALLDNTDFAGKLALAQYAEQNQWVDLQVDATIQAKAWDYIALRLPNAYQNWFDLFINHQNSPKIHRTFAMAIARQESAWRANVTSSANARGLMQLLPSTAKLTAEQAQLPYKKESQLFDPIDNIMLGTTHLNQLAEKYGNNRILIAAAYNAGAKRVDEWLARANGKMTMAEFIATIPFYETRGYVQNVLAYDYYYQLLQGEKTEKFTQAEQNRLY; from the coding sequence ATGAAATTTACTCAAACTTTGCTAGCCTTAAGTTTATCTTCACTTTCTCTTTTTGTATGGGGGAATGCTGAGCAATCTCCCCTTTCAGAACATTCAGTCGCACAACACACGCAGCCAAAAGCACAAGAAACCCCTGATGCACAAAAGATAAATCAAGGCAATGCACACGATGAAGATAGAGATCTCGCAAAAACCCTGTTATTAAACCAACAGAAACGGGCAGATGAACGAGAAATCTATCGTAAACTTCAACAATATTTAGCCCTTTCACAAAGCGAAACGACATTAGGCATTGCAAAGGCATTATTGGCTCAATTGCAAGATTACCCACTCTTGCCTTATGCAGAATATCAGTTTTTAATCGCGAAGAAAGCAGCCTTATCGTTTGATGAAATTCTTGATTTTACGAAAAAATATCCTGATTTTCCGTTGAACAATTTGCCTCATTATTGGTTGCAACAGCAATACGATGCTCAAAATTGGCAGGCGATTTTATCTAATACCGCAATGCTGCCCAAAGAGAGCAAGTCATCTTGCATTGTGCTAACCGCACAAGAAAAAATGCCTTCAACACAAACAGAAGCGCTGACTACACCTGAAAAAACTGCACAAAAAAACACCGCACTTGCAACAAGGATAAAAAATTTATGGCTCACAGGAAACAACTCGCCCAGCCAATGTCAAACGCTTTTTATGCAAGCCTATCAACAGGGCATTATTAATGACGATTTGATCAAACAGCGCGCCTTATTAGCCGTAGAAAAAACAAATCGTGTCTTAATCAACGAATTGGCAGCATTTACGCAAAATGCTGAATTAAAAATTTGGCTTGAAAATTTAGCTAGCTTGTTGAAATCACCGCGCTTATTGCTTTCTTCGTCTAACGCATTTTATGTGGAAAATTTGCCCGTTAATGATGAAAATAAACAAATTCTACTTGCATTAATGCCTCGTTTTATTAAAAGCATTACGGAAAATCAGCTGAATGCCAGCGCACCTTTTGCCCAATTAGAACAATGGGCAACGCGTTTTAATTTATCCCCAGAACAAAGACAATACTGGCAATCCATTTTGCTTAGTCAGCTTTTTGATAGTGAAAATCCCGCCATTCAGCAATGGCGAGATGAAACCGTACAAGCCTTAAAAGAAGATAAACAAACCGAGCGTCGTATCCGTGTTGCATTGCGTAAAAAAACAGCGATTCAACCTTGGTTGAATTTGCTTTCCGAACAAGGCAAGCAGAAAGATGAATGGCGTTATTGGCAAGGTGAGGCCTTATTTCAGCAAGGCAAAACCACACAAGCCATACAGATTTGGCAAGAGATGCAGCAAAATGCACGTGGCTTTTATCCAATGCTTGCCGCACAGCGATTGGGTATTGCTTATCAACCTGCAATGAAAACATTCTCGTCAAATGAGCAAAACTTATCAAACTACACCCAGCAATTTAGTCGTATTAATGAGTTGCAGCAGCTAAATGATCACGCCAATATTCAGCGCGAATGGCGTGCATTATTAGATAACACAGATTTTGCTGGCAAGCTCGCCTTAGCACAATATGCCGAACAAAATCAATGGGTTGATTTGCAAGTAGACGCCACAATTCAAGCAAAAGCGTGGGATTATATTGCCTTACGTTTACCTAATGCTTATCAAAATTGGTTTGATTTATTCATTAATCATCAAAATTCCCCAAAAATCCACCGCACTTTTGCAATGGCAATTGCACGGCAGGAAAGTGCTTGGCGTGCCAATGTAACCTCTTCGGCTAATGCGCGCGGGTTGATGCAACTCTTACCCAGCACAGCGAAACTCACCGCCGAGCAAGCTCAGCTACCGTATAAAAAAGAAAGCCAACTGTTTGATCCCATTGATAATATTATGCTTGGCACAACTCACCTTAACCAACTTGCCGAGAAATATGGCAATAATCGCATTTTAATTGCAGCGGCTTATAACGCTGGCGCAAAACGTGTAGATGAGTGGCTCGCTCGTGCAAATGGAAAAATGACAATGGCAGAATTTATCGCCACCATTCCATTTTATGAAACCCGTGGTTATGTGCAGAATGTCTTAGCGTACGATTATTATTACCAGTTACTACAAGGTGAAAAGACAGAAAAATTTACCCAAGCGGAGCAGAATAGATTATACTAG
- the tgt gene encoding tRNA guanosine(34) transglycosylase Tgt, with product MKFKLHKTDGTARRGTMTFQRPQGEFDVQTPAFMPVGTYGTVKGMTPEEVRATGAEILLGNTFHLWLRPGQDIMRKHGDLHDFMNWHRPILTDSGGFQVFSLGKLRKITEEGVKFQNPINGERIFLSPEKSMEIQYDLGSDIVMIFDECTPYPATFDYAKKSMEMSLRWAKRSRDRFDELGNKNALFGIVQGGVYEELRKVSVEGLVNIGFDGYAVGGLAVGEPKEDMHRILEYVCPQLPADKPRYLMGVGKPEDLVEGVRRGIDMFDCVMPTRNARNGHLFVTDGIVKIRNAKYRDDTSPLDPECDCYTCKNYTKAYLYHLDKCGEILGARLNTIHNLRYYQRLMAQIREAIDKNEFEQFVQDFYARIGKPVPPLQSEAQQNSQPNDAQGK from the coding sequence ATGAAATTTAAACTTCACAAAACCGATGGCACGGCACGCCGTGGCACAATGACGTTTCAACGCCCCCAAGGGGAATTTGATGTACAAACTCCTGCCTTTATGCCTGTCGGCACTTACGGCACAGTAAAAGGAATGACGCCCGAAGAAGTGCGCGCCACAGGGGCAGAAATTTTACTCGGCAACACCTTTCACCTTTGGCTACGTCCGGGGCAAGACATTATGCGTAAACACGGCGATTTGCACGATTTTATGAACTGGCATCGCCCTATCTTAACGGATAGTGGTGGCTTCCAAGTATTCAGTCTAGGCAAATTACGCAAAATTACTGAAGAAGGGGTGAAATTCCAAAATCCAATTAATGGTGAACGTATTTTCCTTTCTCCTGAAAAATCAATGGAAATTCAATACGATCTAGGCTCAGACATCGTGATGATCTTTGATGAATGTACCCCTTACCCAGCCACCTTTGATTATGCTAAAAAATCAATGGAAATGTCGCTCCGTTGGGCAAAACGCAGCCGTGATCGCTTTGATGAACTCGGTAATAAAAATGCCTTATTCGGCATTGTGCAAGGGGGCGTTTACGAAGAATTGCGTAAAGTGTCCGTTGAGGGCTTGGTCAATATTGGTTTTGATGGTTATGCCGTGGGTGGGCTTGCTGTTGGTGAGCCAAAAGAAGATATGCACCGTATTTTAGAATATGTTTGCCCACAACTTCCTGCGGATAAACCCCGTTATTTAATGGGTGTTGGGAAACCAGAAGATTTAGTAGAAGGCGTTCGTCGTGGTATTGATATGTTTGATTGCGTAATGCCAACACGTAATGCGCGTAACGGGCATTTATTCGTTACCGACGGTATTGTGAAAATTCGTAATGCCAAATACCGCGATGACACCAGCCCACTTGATCCAGAATGTGATTGCTACACCTGCAAAAATTACACCAAAGCCTATCTTTACCATTTAGATAAGTGCGGTGAAATTTTAGGGGCAAGATTAAACACCATTCACAATTTACGTTATTATCAACGCTTAATGGCACAAATCCGTGAAGCGATTGATAAAAACGAATTTGAACAATTTGTGCAAGATTTCTATGCACGCATTGGTAAGCCCGTTCCGCCATTGCAAAGTGAGGCACAACAAAATTCACAACCGAATGACGCACAGGGTAAATAA
- a CDS encoding 3-phenylpropionate MFS transporter — MLKLTPFQWSSFNFFGFYCAYGVIVPFLPIWLAQYGYDVELIGTLISLGYLCRFAGAIFFTKSVHHLDQLIPLSRLLTWLSVLVLIAVAWAVQSLWWLIPILALFHMLNGGIMPVCDTIATSWHQQLGMDYGKSRLFGSLAFIIGSITAGYLLGWLGKSAIIGIIIGYLVFWGLGISLNPTQRFNQQEKQNTTVSASYRELLRNPTTVRMIIATALIQGSHAACYAYGTIYWSANGISTSQISWLWSLGVIAEVVFFFFSKRFFRTWKIHYLTLFSALAAVIRWTTLAYTTNFTLLIFAQILHAFTYAMGHFAMIRYITSQPSERIPKLQGIYFASSSCIMMALFTFISGLVYPVSAQMSFALMAIFVLPAIFLVPKTFSNTAK; from the coding sequence ATGTTGAAACTCACTCCCTTTCAATGGTCATCATTTAACTTTTTTGGTTTTTATTGCGCTTATGGTGTGATTGTGCCATTTTTACCAATCTGGTTAGCACAGTATGGCTATGATGTGGAATTAATTGGAACATTAATTTCCCTTGGGTATCTTTGTCGTTTTGCTGGCGCAATCTTTTTTACTAAAAGTGTTCATCATCTCGATCAGCTTATTCCATTAAGTCGTCTTCTTACTTGGCTTAGTGTATTGGTTCTCATCGCTGTCGCTTGGGCAGTGCAGTCTCTTTGGTGGTTAATTCCCATTCTTGCGTTATTTCATATGCTAAATGGGGGAATTATGCCGGTTTGCGATACCATTGCAACGAGTTGGCATCAACAGCTAGGAATGGATTATGGTAAAAGTCGTTTATTTGGTTCACTTGCTTTTATTATTGGTTCAATTACTGCAGGCTATTTGCTCGGTTGGCTAGGTAAAAGTGCCATCATCGGTATTATTATTGGCTATCTTGTTTTTTGGGGGCTGGGGATTAGTTTAAATCCTACGCAAAGATTTAATCAGCAGGAAAAACAAAACACGACAGTAAGCGCAAGCTATCGAGAATTATTGCGAAATCCAACAACGGTCAGAATGATTATTGCCACAGCGCTTATTCAGGGTTCACACGCGGCTTGTTATGCCTATGGCACAATTTATTGGTCTGCAAATGGCATTAGCACTTCGCAAATTAGCTGGCTGTGGAGCTTGGGGGTAATCGCTGAAGTGGTCTTTTTCTTCTTTTCTAAACGTTTTTTTAGGACTTGGAAGATTCATTATTTGACTTTATTTTCAGCATTAGCAGCGGTTATTCGCTGGACAACCCTTGCGTATACGACAAATTTTACTTTGCTGATTTTCGCCCAAATATTGCACGCATTTACTTATGCAATGGGGCATTTTGCGATGATTCGTTATATTACCTCTCAGCCAAGTGAGAGAATTCCGAAATTGCAAGGCATCTATTTTGCAAGTTCTAGCTGTATTATGATGGCGCTTTTTACGTTCATTTCTGGATTAGTTTATCCTGTTTCTGCGCAGATGAGCTTTGCCTTAATGGCAATTTTTGTTCTGCCTGCAATTTTCCTTGTACCAAAGACCTTTTCAAATACAGCAAAATAA